Proteins found in one Hevea brasiliensis isolate MT/VB/25A 57/8 chromosome 18, ASM3005281v1, whole genome shotgun sequence genomic segment:
- the LOC131175944 gene encoding probable beta-D-xylosidase 5 yields MAKTFTSLSLIISVAFLAICTARRPPLVSDVPVNYTHVCEPSRFAKQGLDIAEFGYCDTSQSFEKRAKDLIDRMTLEEKVLQLGNSAAGASKIGLPPYEWWSEALHGVSNTGPGTNFDEVVPGATSFPTVLLTTASFNQSLWKTIGEVVSSEARAMYNLGKSGLTFWSPNINVARDPRWGRILETPGEDPFVVGTYGAIYVRALQDVEGTLNTTDLNSRPLKVAACCKHYTAYDIEDWLGVDRFHFDARVTEQDMLETFQPPFEMCVRDGDASSAMCSFNRVNGIPVCADKTLLQDKIRGQWDLHGYIVSDCDSIEVMVHGQKWLGDTQEDAVSQVLKAGLDLDCGDYYPKYLKSALMQGQISEAEIDRSLKYIYVVLMRLGYFDGSPFSSLGKKDICSNENIELAAEAAREGIVLLKNNGTLPLNSSKLKKLAVIGPHANATKAMIGNYAGIPCRYVSPIEGFSAFAEVTYEMGCADVACKNDSLIFPAMEAAREADATILMVGLDLSVEAEGRDRVDLLLPGYQTQLINQVAKASKGPVILVIMAAGCVDISFAKNNELIQAILWAGYPGQEGGRAIADIVFGKHNPGGRLPLTWYKAEYVDAVPMTSMPLRPVDEFGYPGRTYKFFNGSTVYPFGYGLSYTNFSYKITPSKTALKIKLNKYQHCNNLNYTNDDVKPFCPAVLVEDLGCEHEFGLEATVENAGKMDGSEVVMVYSKPPTGITGTHAKQVIGFERVFVPAGGKNKVKFTFDVCKSLAIVDGRGNKVLPSGLHTIMVGDADVSFFVEVQFYQ; encoded by the exons ATGGCCAAAACTTTTACTTCGCTTTCTCTTATTATTAGCGTAGCTTTCTTAGCTATTTGCACTGCTAGAAGGCCTCCATTGGTCAGTGATGTACCTGTTAATTACACCCATGTGTGTGAACCTTCAAGGTTTGCTAAACAAGGTCTGGATATTGCTGAATTTGGCTACTGTGACACTTCCCAATCTTTTGAGAAGAGGGCAAAGGATCTAATAGACAGGATGACCTTAGAAGAAAAGGTGCTACAGTTAGGAAATTCTGCTGCTGGTGCGTCTAAAATAGGGCTGCCGCCTTATGAATGGTGGTCTGAGGCCTTGCATGGTGTCTCCAACACTGGTCCAGGGACAAACTTTGATGAAGTAGTTCCTGGTGCAACAAGTTTTCCTACAGTTTTACTTACAACTGCATCTTTTAACCAGTCTCTCTGGAAAACAATTGGCGAG GTTGTTTCGTCAGAAGCCAGAGCAATGTACAACTTGGGAAAATCTGGATTAACGTTTTGGAGCCCAAATATAAACGTAGCAAGGGATCCCAGATGGGGAAGAATTCTTGAGACACCAGGAGAAGATCCATTTGTTGTTGGTACATATGGTGCTATTTATGTAAGAGCATTGCAAGATGTTGAAGGAACATTAAACACCACAGACTTGAACTCTAGACCTCTCAAAGTTGCTGCTTGCTGTAAGCATTACACTGCTTATGATATTGAAGACTGGTTGGGGGTGGATCGATTTCATTTCGATGCAAgg GTGACTGAGCAAGATATGTTGGAGACATTTCAGCCACCTTTTGAAATGTGTGTTAGAGATGGTGATGCTAGTAGTGCTATGTGCTCATTTAACCGTGTTAATGGCATCCCTGTTTGTGCTGATAAAACACTTTTACAAGACAAAATTAGAGGACAATGGGATCTTCACgg ATACATAGTTTCAGATTGTGATTCAATTGAGGTGATGGTTCATGGCCAAAAATGGCTTGGGGACACACAAGAGGATGCCGTTTCTCAAGTTTTAAAGGCAG GATTGGATCTTGACTGCGGAGACTATTATCCCAAGTATCTAAAGAGTGCATTGATGCAAGGACAAATTAGTGAAGCTGAGATTGACAGATCACTAAAATATATTTATGTTGTCCTAATGAGGCTAGGATACTTTGATGGAAGTCCTTTCAGTTCGCTTGGCAAGAAGGATATTTGCTCCAATGAAAATATTGAGTTAGCAGCTGAAGCAGCTAGAGAAGGAATTGTTCTCCTAAAAAATAATGGAACTTTGCCCTTGAATTCTTCCAAGTTGAAGAAACTTGCTGTAATTGGACCACATGCCAATGCTACGAAagcaatgattggaaattatgcaG GTATTCCTTGCCGGTATGTTTCTCCAATTGAAGGCTTCTCAGCATTTGCAGAAGTGACATACGAAATGGGATGTGCAGATGTTGCTTGTAAAAATGACAGTTTGATCTTTCCAGCAATGGAAGCTGCACGTGAAGCAGATGCCACTATATTAATGGTGGGTTTGGACTTGTCTGTTGAAGCTGAAGGCAGGGACAGGGTGGATCTCCTCCTCCCAGGTTACCAAACTCAGTTGATCAACCAAGTTGCTAAAGCCTCTAAAGGTCCAGTGATCCTTGTAATTATGGCAGCGGGTTGTGTTGATATCTCTTTTGCCAAGAATAATGAACTGATCCAGGCTATCTTGTGGGCTGGATACCCTGGCCAAGAAGGTGGTCGAGCTATTGCAGATATTGTTTTTGGAAAACACAATCCTG GTGGAAGATTGCCACTTACATGGTATAAGGCTGAATATGTTGATGCGGTACCCATGACATCCATGCCACTAAGGCCAGTTGATGAGTTTGGCTACCCTGGAAGGACATACAAATTCTTCAATGGCTCAACAGTGTACCCATTTGGCTATGGACTCAGCTATACGAATTTTAGTTACAAGATAACACCCTCAAAGACTGCGCTTAAGATAAAATTGAACAAGTACCAGCACTGCAACAACTTGAACTATACCAACGATGATGTCAAGCCATTTTGCCCTGCTGTTTTGGTTGAGGACTTAGGTTGTGAACATGAGTTCGGACTTGAGGCCACAGTTGAAAATGCAGGGAAAATGGATGGAAGTGAAGTTGTAATGGTCTACTCCAAGCCTCCAACGGGAATTACTGGGACTCATGCCAAGCAAGTGATTGGATTTGAAAGGGTATTTGTTCCGGCAGGAGGGAAAAACAAGGTCAAGTTTACATTTGATGTTTGTAAGAGCTTAGCGATTGTGGATGGAAGAGGCAACAAGGTTTTGCCATCTGGTTTGCACACAATCATGGTAGGAGATGCTGATGTCTCATTTTTTGTTGAAGTGCAGTTTTATCAGTAG